From one Patescibacteria group bacterium genomic stretch:
- the pth gene encoding aminoacyl-tRNA hydrolase, with amino-acid sequence MKIVIGLGNPLPKYLGTRHNLGQAVVSFFRQIKGLPNFGFKKKFASLIAQGKIDDEKIFLVLPQTFMNESGQAVKKIMENWSLKIENLIVVHDDLDLPLGKIRIRTSGSAGGHRGVQSIIDQLKTENFIRIKIGIKPSSKFKIQNLENFVLQRFSKEEKEIVERAIRKTCQVLENSLKEEVKNQTILLSNLPQ; translated from the coding sequence ATGAAAATTGTTATTGGTTTAGGAAATCCTTTGCCAAAATATTTAGGCACCCGACACAATCTTGGTCAGGCCGTCGTTTCTTTTTTCCGGCAAATAAAAGGCTTGCCTAATTTTGGGTTCAAGAAAAAATTTGCTAGTTTAATTGCTCAAGGGAAGATCGATGATGAAAAAATCTTTTTAGTTTTACCGCAGACATTTATGAATGAATCTGGTCAAGCGGTGAAAAAAATAATGGAAAATTGGTCGTTGAAAATTGAAAATTTAATTGTTGTCCATGATGATCTTGATCTACCTTTGGGAAAAATCAGAATCAGGACTAGTGGCTCAGCTGGTGGTCATCGAGGCGTTCAGTCAATTATTGACCAATTGAAAACAGAAAATTTTATCCGAATAAAAATTGGCATCAAACCAAGTTCAAAGTTCAAAATTCAAAATTTAGAAAATTTTGTTTTACAAAGGTTTAGTAAGGAAGAAAAGGAAATAGTGGAAAGGGCAATCAGAAAAACCTGTCAGGTACTGGAAAATTCTTTAAAAGAAGAAGTCAAAAATCAAACCATTCTCCTTTCAAACCTACCTCAATAA
- the der gene encoding ribosome biogenesis GTPase Der — translation MIKVLLVGRINVGKSTLFNCLVEEKKSIVSPEPGTTRDRIYGRCFWRGESFQLIDLAGLKGTKVGQDFLTKEVQKQIAFALEEGDLILFLLDGKTGLTAEDRVIAKKLKKLKKPIILVVNKIDSPRQRAEVKEENFLKLGLGQPFFISALNGPGVGDLLDEILKKIKEMKAKKTSTLVCEREKEKSLKAAIKIAIIGRPNVGKSTLVNSILGEERVIVTPFPQTTREPVDTFFTYKDKLLIFIDTAGIRRRTKIKKEIERIGIERSLKTIQKADLVLLVFDLNERVSHLERTLARLIKEEKKSLILVVNKFDLAKLAMEKYLEYYQSELETLWWAPIIFVSAKEKINLTKLLDLILEIEKRKKKKFSPKILNQILKETIREYHFKEKYWLRTKIFQVKEKIPTIVIKVPRLTRKEKPPVQAQFNLLEKKIREKFNFWGVPLRLESRI, via the coding sequence ATGATAAAAGTTTTGCTTGTTGGTCGAATCAATGTTGGTAAATCAACTCTTTTCAATTGTTTGGTTGAAGAGAAAAAATCAATCGTTTCGCCTGAACCAGGTACGACCCGCGATCGCATTTATGGTCGATGTTTCTGGCGTGGCGAGTCATTTCAACTCATTGATTTAGCCGGTCTAAAGGGAACAAAGGTCGGTCAAGATTTTTTAACAAAAGAAGTTCAAAAACAAATTGCTTTCGCCCTTGAAGAAGGAGATTTAATTCTTTTCTTGTTAGACGGCAAGACTGGTCTAACGGCCGAAGATAGAGTCATTGCCAAAAAATTAAAAAAATTAAAAAAGCCAATTATTCTAGTAGTTAATAAAATTGACTCTCCTCGACAAAGAGCAGAGGTTAAAGAAGAAAATTTTTTAAAATTAGGCCTTGGTCAACCATTTTTTATCTCAGCGCTGAATGGCCCTGGGGTCGGCGATCTTTTAGATGAAATTCTCAAAAAAATTAAAGAAATGAAAGCAAAGAAGACGTCGACTCTTGTTTGCGAGCGTGAAAAGGAGAAATCTTTAAAAGCGGCTATCAAAATTGCTATCATTGGTCGGCCAAATGTTGGTAAATCAACTTTAGTTAATTCAATTTTGGGTGAAGAAAGGGTTATTGTCACTCCCTTCCCCCAAACAACCCGAGAACCGGTTGATACTTTTTTTACCTACAAGGATAAACTACTTATCTTCATTGATACGGCCGGAATCAGGCGTCGGACAAAAATCAAAAAAGAAATCGAAAGAATTGGCATTGAAAGAAGTTTAAAAACGATTCAAAAAGCCGACCTTGTTTTACTTGTTTTTGACCTCAATGAAAGAGTTTCTCACTTAGAAAGAACTTTGGCTCGCTTAATCAAAGAAGAAAAAAAGAGTCTTATTTTAGTGGTTAATAAGTTTGATTTGGCGAAATTGGCGATGGAAAAATATCTTGAATATTATCAAAGCGAGCTGGAAACGCTTTGGTGGGCACCAATTATTTTTGTCTCAGCTAAAGAAAAAATAAACTTAACTAAACTTTTAGACTTAATTTTAGAAATAGAAAAAAGAAAGAAAAAAAAGTTTTCTCCAAAAATTCTCAACCAAATTTTAAAAGAAACGATTAGAGAATATCATTTTAAAGAAAAATACTGGTTAAGAACAAAAATTTTTCAGGTCAAGGAAAAAATTCCAACCATTGTTATTAAGGTCCCTCGTTTAACAAGAAAAGAAAAACCACCCGTCCAGGCACAGTTTAATTTACTAGAGAAAAAAATTAGAGAAAAATTTAATTTTTGGGGAGTGCCACTTAGGTTAGAATCTAGAATTTAG